One Capsicum annuum cultivar UCD-10X-F1 chromosome 2, UCD10Xv1.1, whole genome shotgun sequence genomic window carries:
- the LOC107860280 gene encoding uncharacterized protein LOC107860280, with protein MQRGSSNSDLPTENYISGESIGRSSLIPTIETPFQGTHTLYVQGSERMISQPVNLSVPARVSLNHETGAHSPSSALTSTPSPALSSSSSRSIGSIISQNASYTVVGHGHRQDLGSTSENLDVREYISTTNSMLPNEATFDFGHVRTMAYAAPRIIYGRPESPLIVMVPDISGNNYFSYGTPAILVANGTSTYFVSIIPRNLFSYWIPTGMFSNTLAPVLPVMHAPVFLGPLPHFSGNWTYSSFQIPYMYPVMNHTPRFAGVNPGPSRMALHPHPSNFHTGLLAIQGPVGSINTGLSREVILARMKCVKYELAERSTSDNDMCCICFEDFSEVQNIGSTDCQHTFHFDCISQWLMQKNSCPLCRRTALAI; from the exons ATGCAGCGTGGTAGTAGTAATTCCGACTTACCCACTGAAAACTACATCAGTGGTGAAAGCATTGGTCGATCCAGTCTAATTCCCACTATTGAGACACCTTTTCAAGGTACACATACTCTGTATGTGCAAGGTTCTGAACGAATGATTTCTCAACCAGTTAATCTATCTGTGCCAGCGAGAGTTAGTCTGAACCATGAAACTGGTGCACATAGCCCTTCATCAGCTTTGACTAGCACTCCATCACCAGCTTTGTCAAGCTCTAGTTCTCGTTCTATAGGTTCCATCATAAGCCAAAATGCATCATATACTGTTGTTGGTCATGGCCATAGACAAGACTTAGGGTCTACATCTGAAAATTTGGATGTACGTGAATATATAAGCACAACAAACTCCATGTTGCCAAATGAGGCAACTTTTGATTTTGGTCATGTAAGAACTATGGCCTATGCTGCACCTAGAATTATATATGGAAGACCGGAATCCCCTCTTATTGTTATGGTACCCGATATTTCGGGAAATAATTACTTCTCATATGGGACTCCAGCAATTCTTGTGGCTAATGGAACTAGCACATACTTTGTTTCCATTATTCCAAGAAATTTGTTTTCGTATTGGATTCCAACAGGAATGTTTTCAAATACACTGGCTCCCGTCCTACCGGTTATGCATGCTCCTGTTTTCCTTGGACCATTACCACATTTTTCAGGGAACTGGACTTATAGCTCTTTCCAGATTCCATATATGTATCCTGTGATGAATCACACCCCGAGATTTGCGGGAGTGAACCCTGGACCCAGTCGTATGGCACTGCATCCTCATCCTTCCAATTTTCACACT GGTTTGTTGGCCATTCAAGGCCCGGTTGGATCTATCAATACAGGATTAAGTAGAGAAGTCATTTTGGCACGTATGAAGTGCGTCAAGTATGAATTAGCTGAAAGATCTACAAGTGACAACGATATGTGTTGTATTTGTTTT GAAGACTTTTCTGAGGTACAGAATATTGGAAGCACCGATTGTCAGCACACCTTTCATTTCGATTGCATCAGCCAGTGGCTCATGCAGAAGAACTCATGCCCCCTCTGCAGGAGGACAGCATTGGCAATTTAA